A window of the Emys orbicularis isolate rEmyOrb1 chromosome 1, rEmyOrb1.hap1, whole genome shotgun sequence genome harbors these coding sequences:
- the LOC135895531 gene encoding putative N-acetyltransferase 8B produces MLKLQFICCHLHSNFFCIFCSLSVPGLNGPMALYRIRQYEDSDYEAVRTMFGCGIMEHAPAGYIHMLKHPQAQLHFLGLFLAVLAASGSLLVSLLALLLALTGAWFCIRCLWNDYAQQFLCNDLLDIRRIYLEAADSCLWVAEAEGAVVGMVGAVLPDDPSERGHALELKRMSVGREYRGRGIARALCRTVIRFAQEHGYSAVVLSTSMVQYSAQRLYESMGFRRVLVRSPSLLASFLQFSVFYYQYEVPGSR; encoded by the exons atgctcaagttgcagtttattTGCTGCCATTTGCATTCTaactttttctgcatcttctgtagcctcag TGTGCCTGGGCTGAACGGCCCCATGGCCCTGTACCGCATCCGTCAGTACGAGGACAGTGATTACGAGGCCGTGCGCACCATGTTCGGATGTGGGATTATGGAGCACGCTCCTGCTGGCTACATCCACATGCTGAAGCATCCCCAGGCCCAACTGCACTTCCTGGGCCTGTTCCTGGCGGTGCTCGCGGCCTCCGGGTCCCTCCTGGTCTCCCTCCTGGCTCTCCTGCTCGCTCTCACTGGGGCCTGGTTTTGCATCCGGTGTCTCTGGAACGATTACGCCCAGCAGTTTCTTTGCAACGACCTACTGGACATCCGGAGAATCTACCTGGAGGCAGCAGACTCTTGTCTCTGGGTGgcagaggctgagggggcagtggtgggcatGGTGGGGGCCGTCCTACCAGACGACCCCTCGGAAAGGGGGCACGCCCTGGAACTGAAGCGCATGTCCGTGGGGAGGGAGTACCGGGGCCGGGGCATCGCCAGGGCGCTCTGCAGGACGGTCATCCGCTTCGCCCAGGAACATGGGTACAGTGCCGTTGTGCTGTCCACCTCCATGGTTCAGTACTCGGCCCAGCGGCTGTACGAGAGCATGGGCTTCCGGAGGGTCTTGGTGAGGTCCCCATCGCTCCTCGCCAGCTTCCTGCAGTTCTCAGTCTTCTATTACCAATACGAGGTTCCAGGGTCTCGCTGA